AGGCGGCATTAAGCCGCATTGTCAGGTGAATATTTATCGGCGGACGCCGCTTCATTGACCCTTTTCGGCCCATTCACTGTTTCCTTTATCTGGTTGCTGTTTGCTGAATTTGACCCGGCCACAAAAAAAGGCGCGAAAGGCGCCCTGTTTTTTTGCTGTCTGTGGTCGGATTTTTGACTTAGAGGCGGGAATACCCTTACCTCCGGGAAAAGCCGCTGATCACGGAGGATCCGCGCCTTCCATTCTTCATAAGAGAGCCGTTCTTTAGGGCCCCCCAAAGTCATTTTATCCATAAAGTCCTCTTCTCATTTACCATTGTCTCCTTTGGTAACCCCTTTATACATAAAAACTATTACAGAATTATGATAACAAATTATCCTTTATATTCCAACTACCTTTTAATTTCTTTTATCCATTCTTTTATGGGGGTGAGCCACTCATCACGCGGCTGGAAAAAGGCACCGTGTTTTTTGCCGGTGTTGATCGCCACCTCTTTAAATGATTTTAAATGGTCACTCCGGTCCGCCAACCGCTGGCAGGAGCCGACAGCGTCGGAACGCTCATAAATCGAGAGGAAATTGCCATTCAGTTTGACATCGGGCTGCTGTTCGATCCAGCTCCAGCAGGCCGCCATAATCACCGTGTCAATCGGTGTATCGGATAGCATGCCTGACGCCATGCCGGTGATATAGCCGCCTTGGGAAAAACCGACCAGGGTGATCTGCTCGGGCTTAACGCCCTTGGCGATCAAATCCCGCACCATTTTAACAAGCGTTTTACTGTGCTCCTCTGCCTTAATCCCCGCCGGGCGGTGTACCGCGATCACGGTAAAATCGGGTGTCGATAACGCTTGCCTGATGGCCGGGAATTCATAAACCCCGTAGTCCGGGTGGACCGGGCGTTCCTCGGTCCCCTCAACAATAAGCCCGTGGGAATAAATAATATAGTTCGCGTCCGTCGGCGGGTTTTCCGGCACATGGTCATAAACCGTTCCTGCATTTGCACTTGCCGCCATCATCACCACCCCGAAAATAAAGGAATAAACCACCCGCATCATAAACCATCATCCGCCATAAAAAATCATCAAACACACCCCCACCATACCAAACAACCACCGAGGGAGCGAGCGGGAATGTTTTTGTAAAGACATTTTAATGTGATAATACTAAACAACCAATGTTAGATAATCATAAACTAACAATTTACTTTTCGTATAATTTCTGCTAATATTTATATCTACAGTGCATGGGGGAAACATTGCTCAATTCTACAAAATTTAGTAATTCGATTATTCTTTAAATTAATCCATTGTATTAGCATTGGATTTCAACTCCTCATGCTTAAATAATTTAGGAAAAATTATGAAAGCTTTTATATCATATTCGCATCAGGATGAATGGGCACTTGATGAATTACACAAGCATTTAGCCTTATTAAGAAGAGAAGGAAAAATTACAGCTTGGTTTGATAGAGAAATTCTTCCTGGCAGTAACATTCATATAGAAATATCGACTAACCTTGTTGACTCTGACCTTTTTTTGGCTTTAGTGAGTCCTGATTTTATCAATTCTGACTATTGCTATGATAAAGAAATGATAAAGGCTTTAGAACTTCATAAAGAAGGCCAACTTACAGTTATTCCAATAATTGTAGAGCCATGCGAATGGATTAAATCACCTTTATCAGATTTACTTGCTTTGCCTAAAGATGGAATAGCCATATCAACTTGGACGAACAAAAATACAGCTTGGTTGGACGTAGTAACCGGAATAAGATCAATTATTGAAAATAACGTTTCAACACCTGTAGCAAGTAAATCATCTCCTCCATCAAATAATCCACTATCTGTCGCTCGATATAAGGCCAAAAAAGACTTTGATGATATTGATAAAATTCATTTTAAAGAAAAAATATTTAATCAATTAAAAGAGTTTTTTAGAAAAGCAGTTGCAGAACTTGATAGTATAAAAGGTTTTAAAGGTAGTTATACTGATATAGACGCATATACTTTCACTGCAACAATCATTAACAGAAATTTACAAAATGGAACAGCTCACATTACTGTATTTATAAATAGAGAGAGCTATGGAATTGGAGACATTTCATATTCGGAAGATCGCCCAGGGACTACCAGGACAACAAATGGCTGGTTTAGTGTTCAGAACAATGATTATGAACTGTTTTTAACTTCTAATATCGGCTGGATAACACAAAGTGAGGAAAAAATTACAAACGGAGAGATTGCGGCAAAATTACTTTGGGAAAGATTTATACAAAGAGCAGGAATTTCATATGCCGATTAAGATGAAATATAGATGTAACAATTGTGGTGAGCGATTTGAAATTGATATATTGACAGAAGACGAGAAAAGAGAATTCGAAAGACAAAGATTGAATTATACACCAATTTCTTGTCCTAAATGTCATAGAAGAGATTATAGAGAAGGTTGGGAATAAAATGGATTTATCAACATTAAATACAGTAAATTTTACTGATGTAAAAATTGGTAGCCTATGCTTTTGGAATAATTATGGAGATATATCTCAATTAATTATGAAAGCAGGAGTTTTTAAAGTAGCAGAAAATAGTGATAAAAATGAAGAACTCATAGGAGAATTTTGCGTCTTTTTATCAGGTGATCAGCCATTTACATTTAGTAGATATAATAATGAAAGATTAACTGTAACTCAAATTGAAGAATATACCTTCGAATTAATAAATAACTCCGTTGATACAGATCCTGAAGCAAAGAAAATTGGTGGCGAAATTTATAGTGAAGGGAAAAATTTATATCTATTTCTTGATAATCGTGGTTATAGGAATCAGGGGTATCTAAATCTAACTACAGGAAAACTTTTAAGCAATTTAGGAGATGTTAGAGTTAGCAAAATACATCAATGGTCTATCATAGTACCTAAAAATAAAATTGAAAAAGGAATTGGTTGCACCGTTTTCAGTTATCCACTGACATAAATCAAATTTCCCCTACCGCTTCACAACCCGCATGTCGTCGTCAATGTCGGTGCCGGGGTGGATGACGACGGTGTCGCCCTCTGTTAAGCCCGAAACCACTTCGGCGATCTGGTCATTGATACGGCCGATTCCGACCTCTGTCCTGACCGTGCGGCCATCAACCACCTGAAAGACGCTCCATTTGCCCTCGTACCGGAACAGCGCGCTGATCGGCACGTAGGGCACATTGTCGGCGCGGTCAACGATGATGCTGGCCTCGACCCTAAAGGCGTCTCCAAGCCCCTGCCATTTATCGGGACCGTCGATGAAGTTAAGATAAATATTCACCCGTTGTTCCTCCACCCCCAGCGCGGAAATTTTGGTAAAGCCCGACGGGGACACCACCCGCACCTGGGCACGGATATCGTCCGACCCGCCCCAGCGTTTAATGAGTGCCATGTCGCCCTTTTTCACCTTGACCGCGTCGCGGGACAGCATTTCAATGACGATTTCAAGGTCTTCGGGGTTTCCGACCTCCACCAAAGGTGTGCCGGAGGGGATCACCCCTTCGGACTTATGCAGTATGCGTAAGACTTTACCAGAGATCGGCGCACGGACAATCAGATTGCTACTGTCGGTGCCGTCAGCCGCGGTGCCGGGCTGGACCAAACGGGCTTTGGCGGCGGCAAGGGTGCTCTTCGCAACCTCCATCCCTGAATTGGCGGTGTTAAGCTCGGTTTCACGAAGTCTTACCGTTAATTGCGCTTGTTCAAGCCGGGCGATCGATACATTGCCGTTATCATATAGCCGCTGGGTCCGCGCCAGTTCCGCTTTGGCGAAATCCAGTTCCGCCTGTGCGCGTTCCAGTTTCGCGACCTCAAACCCGAGTGCCGCTTCCGCGCCCTGAATATCGGCCTGTGTCTGAATTTCGGTGCGGCTGTCGATAAAATGCGGATCAGCCGGTTTCATGTTGGCAATCACGGTTTCACCGGCGGTGACACTGTCGCCCTGTTCGCTTTCGATCCTTGTCACACGGCCCTCAATCGGGGCATAGACCACATAAATATCATGGATTTTTGTTTTTCCCTCCCCGTCCAGGGTCACCAGCACATCACCGCGCTTGACCACATCCATATCGACCGGAACACGGGCCGGAATCAGCGCGAAAATCAGCAGCCCGACGGCAAAAACACCAAGAGCAATTTTGATATAAAGCTTAATTTTTTTCATATTTGTTCATCCATTTTTCTTATGCTTTATTCGCATCATCATTCAACCCCTTTTTGCGCAGCGACAAGGTCAATTTTATCCACCTGCCGCCAGACAAGGTAAAAAGAGACCAGCGCACTGACCAGCACCACAATCACCGCATAGGCATATGTATCATTTTTTATATAAAGCGGCATTCGGAACAGTTCGGTATCAAGCGCCGCCACCATCCCTGCGCATAACCCATAGCCGATAAAAAGCCCCATGGGGATCGCCACCATGACGACAAAGCCAAGCTCCCCGAACAGGATATAGGCGACCTCGCCCTTGGTAAGACCCAGCACGCGAAGCGCCGCCAGTTCCCGCGATCGTTCGGAAAAGGCAATCCGCGCCGTGTTATAAATAACGCCAAAGGCAATAACCCCGGCAAACACAATATAAACCGCCATCATCCGCATCATGTTTTCGTCCATGATCTGTTCAAAAATTTCCCGCATGCGAACCATGATCGCCATGCTGATAATGGCGGGAACATCTTTGATATTCTGGTATAATGGCCCGTTCCAGTTGGGGTCGGTCTGGAGCGCCGCACCGGTCACCACCGGGCCTTCGTTAAGCAGCGAATTAAGCCGGTCAATATCCATATAGGCGCCAATCCCCATAAATTCATCATAGATCGCCGAAATCGGCAAGCTCAGCTGCGGCCTGCGTTCTTCCAGCACATCAACATCAACCATATCGCCGACCTTGGCGCCGAGCAGCTCGGCCAGTTTTCTCGACATTACCAGCCCGCCGCCCGAAACATCGACCGGTTTTAAGCTCTGGTCCAATACGCGGTGCAGGTCCGGATCCGGCCTGATCCCCGAAATGCCGGTCCGTTTGCTTAAATGACCATGTTTAAGCAGCACCGGAATATCGCGAAGCGGTTCGACCTTCATCACCCCGGGCATCAGTTTTATTTCCTCGAGCGCGGAAATGCCCCGCGGTTCAACAAAGCCAAGCAGCACCGTTTCCCGGTTGCCGATATTATACTGAACATCCATCATATAATTCATGCTGTCGGTCATGCTGTTGGCAAACACAAGGATCGCCAGCGCAAAGCCGACCCCGACCGCGCTTAGGAACGCCCGGATCGGCCGCCTTTCCAGCTGCCTGAGCACAATCCTTGAAAGAAAGGAGAAAAATTTATCAATATCAAGCCGCTCGAGGATGGTTTCCTTAAATTCGGTGGGGGCTTCGGGCCTCATCGCCTCCGCCGGGGGAAGGTCGGCGGCCTGTTTCATGGCGATCCATGTGCCCGCCGTCGCGGCCGCGGCGCAGAAACCGACCGATAAAATCATGATATCGACGGAATAGGTATAATGAAGATAGGGAAAGCGGAAAAACTGGCTGTACATATTTAAGAGCCCCGAGCCAAGCCACACACCCCCGGCAAGGCCAAGGATTGAGCCAATCACCACAACCACCATCACCATTTTAAGATAATGTGCCGCCAGCTCCGCATTGGAATATCCGACCGCCTTCAGCATACCGATCTGGACCCGCTGGGTCGCGACCTGCCGTGTCATCACCACATTGACCAGGAATGCCGCCACACACAGGAATATAATCGGGGTGATCGTCCCCGTTGTTTTTAACTGGGTCAGTTCATTTTCCACATACCAGTTGGACATCTGTTCCGAACGGTCAAAGGAAATCAGCCCGCCATATGGCTTTAATATCCGGTCGAACTCCGCTTTTACCTCCTCCACATTGGCATCGCGGCTAAGGCTCAGGGCCACATTGTTAAAGGCCCCGTCCATATTGACCGCCGCTTCAAGCGCACGGCGGCTCATCCAGAACACCCCGAAGCGTTTATCATCAGGGAAAAGCGCCCCGGGGCCAAGGCTATAGACATATTCGGGGCTCAGCACAATGCCGACAATTTTAAGCGACCGTTTTTTGCCATTCACCACCATATCGATATGATCGCCAAGGGTGAACTGATGCGCCACCACAAAAGCCTCACTGGCGAGGATCGCATCCTCTTCATCCGGGTTGAGCAATCTTCCGCTTTTTAGGTAGAGTTTATCCAAGAGCGGTTCCCGCTCATCCGGGTAGGACAGTATCCGCCCGCTGGCGGGAACGTCCATCCCCTCCACCTGCACCGTGGCGCCGAAGGTGACCCGGGTTTCAATCTGCGCCACGCCGTTTATTTCGGCGATCTGTTCCTTAACCCCTTCCGGTACCCGTTTGGCGCTGGCCCAGACATCGGCAAATTCATAACGGTCATAATAAACATCACGGCCGAGCGCCAGACTGTCAATCACCCCGAATGACAGCACGAATGACATAATCCCCGACGCCATCACAAAAATGATCGCCACCAGCTGGCCTTTGATATTCCAAAGATCACGAAGCAGTTTCCGGTTCATGGCTGTAATCACCTGACGCATTTTACCACCCGATCTCGTGAATATCTTTGGGATGGTCATTTTTCACCACCTTGGCGACCTGCCCGTCGGCAAAATAAATAACCCGGTCGGCGACATTGGCAATCGCCGCATTATGGGTGATGATGATGGTGGTGGTGCCGTAGGTGCGGTTTACCTTCTGTAACGCCTCCAGCACCAGAATGCCGGTTTCACTGTCGAGCGCGCCGGTCGGTTCATCACACAGCATCACTTCCGGCCGTTTGGCGATGGCGCGGGCGATCGCCACCCGCTGCTGCTCACCTCCTGATAACTGCGACGGGAAATGATTAAGCCGGTCTTTTAATTTCACAATTTCAAGCGCTTCCCTGGCCGGCATCGGGTTTTCCGCGATATCGGTGATCAGCTCGACATTTTCCAGCGCGGTGAGGCTCGGGACCAGATTATAGCTTTGAAACACGAAACCGACATGTTCCCGCCGAAAATAGGTCAGCTCCC
This region of Emcibacteraceae bacterium genomic DNA includes:
- a CDS encoding toll/interleukin-1 receptor domain-containing protein → MKAFISYSHQDEWALDELHKHLALLRREGKITAWFDREILPGSNIHIEISTNLVDSDLFLALVSPDFINSDYCYDKEMIKALELHKEGQLTVIPIIVEPCEWIKSPLSDLLALPKDGIAISTWTNKNTAWLDVVTGIRSIIENNVSTPVASKSSPPSNNPLSVARYKAKKDFDDIDKIHFKEKIFNQLKEFFRKAVAELDSIKGFKGSYTDIDAYTFTATIINRNLQNGTAHITVFINRESYGIGDISYSEDRPGTTRTTNGWFSVQNNDYELFLTSNIGWITQSEEKITNGEIAAKLLWERFIQRAGISYAD
- a CDS encoding HlyD family efflux transporter periplasmic adaptor subunit, with the translated sequence MKKIKLYIKIALGVFAVGLLIFALIPARVPVDMDVVKRGDVLVTLDGEGKTKIHDIYVVYAPIEGRVTRIESEQGDSVTAGETVIANMKPADPHFIDSRTEIQTQADIQGAEAALGFEVAKLERAQAELDFAKAELARTQRLYDNGNVSIARLEQAQLTVRLRETELNTANSGMEVAKSTLAAAKARLVQPGTAADGTDSSNLIVRAPISGKVLRILHKSEGVIPSGTPLVEVGNPEDLEIVIEMLSRDAVKVKKGDMALIKRWGGSDDIRAQVRVVSPSGFTKISALGVEEQRVNIYLNFIDGPDKWQGLGDAFRVEASIIVDRADNVPYVPISALFRYEGKWSVFQVVDGRTVRTEVGIGRINDQIAEVVSGLTEGDTVVIHPGTDIDDDMRVVKR
- a CDS encoding ABC transporter ATP-binding protein yields the protein MPDFKGQGANPAMLDVVNDKNMVFKTDAITKQYGMGELTVHALRGVTLEVPRGELVVLLGPSGSGKSTFLNIIGGLDQPTSGDVHFEGHALADMTDRELTYFRREHVGFVFQSYNLVPSLTALENVELITDIAENPMPAREALEIVKLKDRLNHFPSQLSGGEQQRVAIARAIAKRPEVMLCDEPTGALDSETGILVLEALQKVNRTYGTTTIIITHNAAIANVADRVIYFADGQVAKVVKNDHPKDIHEIGW
- a CDS encoding FtsX-like permease family protein — encoded protein: MTIPKIFTRSGGKMRQVITAMNRKLLRDLWNIKGQLVAIIFVMASGIMSFVLSFGVIDSLALGRDVYYDRYEFADVWASAKRVPEGVKEQIAEINGVAQIETRVTFGATVQVEGMDVPASGRILSYPDEREPLLDKLYLKSGRLLNPDEEDAILASEAFVVAHQFTLGDHIDMVVNGKKRSLKIVGIVLSPEYVYSLGPGALFPDDKRFGVFWMSRRALEAAVNMDGAFNNVALSLSRDANVEEVKAEFDRILKPYGGLISFDRSEQMSNWYVENELTQLKTTGTITPIIFLCVAAFLVNVVMTRQVATQRVQIGMLKAVGYSNAELAAHYLKMVMVVVVIGSILGLAGGVWLGSGLLNMYSQFFRFPYLHYTYSVDIMILSVGFCAAAATAGTWIAMKQAADLPPAEAMRPEAPTEFKETILERLDIDKFFSFLSRIVLRQLERRPIRAFLSAVGVGFALAILVFANSMTDSMNYMMDVQYNIGNRETVLLGFVEPRGISALEEIKLMPGVMKVEPLRDIPVLLKHGHLSKRTGISGIRPDPDLHRVLDQSLKPVDVSGGGLVMSRKLAELLGAKVGDMVDVDVLEERRPQLSLPISAIYDEFMGIGAYMDIDRLNSLLNEGPVVTGAALQTDPNWNGPLYQNIKDVPAIISMAIMVRMREIFEQIMDENMMRMMAVYIVFAGVIAFGVIYNTARIAFSERSRELAALRVLGLTKGEVAYILFGELGFVVMVAIPMGLFIGYGLCAGMVAALDTELFRMPLYIKNDTYAYAVIVVLVSALVSFYLVWRQVDKIDLVAAQKGVE